From Deltaproteobacteria bacterium, one genomic window encodes:
- a CDS encoding response regulator transcription factor — MKILVAEDEPKVRNFIKKALDDAGFVTDTVAEILELLTSLKSTPYDILVLDRLLKGRDSLDFLSDIRRSASGTKVLILSALSDVEDKVKGLTEGADDYLSKPFHVAELIARIRAMLRRDEQRKKAIKDTILVFEDLKIDLETQRVYRGNKKVDLTGKEFRILYLLARNPGQIFSKTSLLDQVWDMNHYPESNLVEVTIANLRSKIDRGFKAMIQSRRGLGYWLGEP, encoded by the coding sequence ATGAAAATTTTGGTTGCCGAGGACGAACCCAAGGTCCGCAATTTCATCAAAAAAGCGCTCGATGATGCCGGATTTGTTACCGATACCGTCGCAGAGATCCTCGAGCTCCTGACGAGCCTTAAATCAACCCCCTACGACATATTGGTACTGGATCGCCTCCTGAAAGGACGGGATTCACTCGATTTCCTTTCCGACATTCGAAGGTCCGCTAGCGGGACGAAGGTTTTGATCTTAAGCGCCCTTTCCGATGTGGAAGATAAGGTGAAGGGTCTCACGGAAGGAGCCGATGACTACCTCTCCAAACCGTTTCATGTGGCCGAATTGATCGCCCGGATCCGGGCGATGCTCCGACGTGACGAACAGAGAAAAAAGGCGATCAAGGATACGATCCTTGTCTTCGAAGACCTGAAAATCGATCTCGAAACTCAAAGGGTCTATCGAGGCAATAAAAAGGTCGACCTCACCGGAAAGGAATTTCGGATCCTCTACCTACTCGCCAGAAACCCGGGCCAGATCTTTTCAAAAACAAGCCTCCTCGATCAGGTCTGGGATATGAATCACTATCCGGAGAGCAATCTTGTCGAGGTCACGATCGCCAATCTTAGGTCCAAGATCGATCGAGGGTTCAAGGCGATGATTCAGAGCCGGCGTGGGTTAGGTTATTGGCTCGGCGAACCGTGA